Proteins from one Thermosipho japonicus genomic window:
- a CDS encoding 3-methyl-2-oxobutanoate dehydrogenase subunit VorB → MAKVMVKGTEAIGEAAIRAGCRHFFGYPITPQSELPEYMSKRLPEVGGVFLQTESEVATVNMLYGAACTGKRVMTSTSSPGFSLMMEGVSYMACAKLPAVFVNVVRGGPGLGDIQPAQGDYWQATKGGGHGDYRLIVLAPSTVQEAVDLTVLAFDLADKYRTPALILADGMLGQMMEPVEFPEFRDLSTLPDHSDWALTGAKGREPHIVTSFDIDPYVLEKMNLELVEIYKEIEKNEVRWEEYKTEDADIVITAFGTVARIAKSVVDMAREDGLKVGLFRPITVWPYPYEPLEKLADKVEMFFDVEMNMGQMLEDVKLAVKGKKPIKFYSRMGGVVPTPNEIYDALKKEIGR, encoded by the coding sequence ATGGCAAAAGTAATGGTTAAAGGGACGGAAGCAATTGGTGAAGCCGCGATAAGAGCAGGATGTAGGCATTTCTTTGGATATCCTATAACTCCTCAGAGTGAGCTTCCAGAATATATGTCAAAGAGATTACCAGAAGTTGGAGGAGTTTTTTTACAAACTGAAAGTGAAGTTGCAACTGTTAACATGTTATACGGTGCAGCATGTACTGGAAAAAGAGTTATGACATCTACATCCTCGCCAGGATTCAGTTTGATGATGGAAGGCGTTTCTTATATGGCGTGTGCAAAACTTCCTGCAGTGTTTGTCAATGTTGTACGTGGTGGACCAGGACTTGGTGATATTCAACCAGCACAAGGAGATTATTGGCAAGCAACAAAGGGTGGAGGACACGGAGATTATAGATTAATTGTACTTGCACCATCAACTGTTCAAGAAGCAGTTGATCTTACGGTTCTTGCATTTGATTTGGCAGATAAGTACAGAACACCTGCTCTTATTCTTGCAGATGGTATGTTGGGACAGATGATGGAACCAGTTGAATTTCCAGAATTCAGAGATCTTTCAACTTTACCTGATCATAGTGACTGGGCATTAACCGGAGCAAAGGGAAGAGAGCCTCATATAGTTACTTCATTCGATATAGATCCATACGTCCTTGAAAAAATGAATTTGGAACTAGTTGAAATATACAAAGAAATAGAAAAGAATGAAGTACGATGGGAAGAGTATAAAACAGAGGATGCAGACATTGTAATAACAGCATTTGGAACCGTAGCAAGAATTGCAAAGAGTGTTGTTGACATGGCAAGGGAAGATGGATTAAAGGTAGGTTTGTTTAGACCAATTACGGTCTGGCCATATCCATATGAGCCACTTGAAAAACTAGCAGATAAGGTAGAAATGTTCTTTGACGTAGAAATGAATATGGGACAAATGCTTGAAGATGTAAAACTGGCTGTTAAAGGTAAAAAGCCAATTAAGTTCTATTCAAGAATGGGTGGAGTAGTTCCAACACCTAATGAGATTTACGATGCATTGAAAAAGGAAATTGGGAGGTGA
- a CDS encoding thiamine pyrophosphate-dependent enzyme — MRKVLYKMPESLTGKEFTYCPGCHHGIIHRLVAEVIDELGIREKTLVVAPIGCSVFAYQFFNMDGTIAPHGRAPAVATGMKRARPDLYVFTYQGDGDLAAIGTAEIMHAANRGEKITTIFVNNAIYGMTGGQMAPTTLLGMKSTTTPYGRKAENDGYPMHMCEFLKEARGVAYLARTKVNTPQDVEKTKKAIKKAFLAQVKGIGFGMVEVLSTCPTNWGIDPISANKWLEENMIPEYPLGVFVDKVGDEK, encoded by the coding sequence ATGAGAAAAGTTTTATATAAAATGCCTGAGTCATTAACTGGAAAGGAATTTACATATTGTCCTGGATGTCATCATGGAATTATTCATAGATTAGTAGCAGAAGTTATCGATGAACTTGGTATTAGGGAAAAGACATTGGTTGTAGCTCCAATAGGTTGTTCTGTTTTTGCATACCAATTTTTTAACATGGATGGAACAATAGCACCACACGGTAGAGCACCAGCAGTTGCAACTGGAATGAAAAGGGCAAGACCAGATTTATATGTATTCACATATCAAGGTGACGGAGACTTGGCAGCAATTGGTACGGCAGAGATTATGCACGCTGCAAATAGAGGAGAAAAGATTACAACAATTTTTGTTAATAACGCAATATATGGAATGACTGGTGGACAGATGGCTCCAACAACACTTTTGGGAATGAAGTCAACAACGACACCATATGGAAGAAAAGCAGAAAATGATGGTTATCCAATGCATATGTGTGAATTTTTAAAAGAAGCAAGGGGAGTAGCATATCTTGCAAGGACAAAGGTAAATACTCCTCAAGATGTAGAAAAAACTAAAAAGGCAATCAAGAAAGCATTTTTAGCACAAGTAAAGGGAATAGGGTTTGGAATGGTTGAAGTATTATCTACATGTCCAACAAACTGGGGAATTGATCCTATATCTGCAAACAAATGGCTTGAAGAAAATATGATCCCTGAATATCCATTGGGTGTATTTGTAGATAAGGTTGGTGATGAGA
- the buk gene encoding butyrate kinase, with protein MVLILVINPGSTSTKVAIFEDDVKKVQETLRHDVEELEKFSDLMEQEDFRKEAILKFVESNGYKLEDFDAIACRGGILPPLESGTYIVNEEMVDYLKNKTRVKHASNLAAVIGYSLSAGKIPVYITDPVSVDEMIDEARLSGIPEIERLSLAHALNIKAVAREVANQLGKRYEELNMVVAHLGGGISVTAHEKGRMIDVNNANDEGPFSPERTGELPVGDVAKLCFSGKYTKEELKKMFIGKGGVVAYLGTNDVKKVMEEGTEEEKFIIDAMVYQIAKEIGGMCAVLKGKVDAIVITGGIANNVEVVEKIKSYVFKFAPVFSVPGEFEMEALAKGALRVLKGEEEAKIWGEKK; from the coding sequence ATAGTGTTGATTTTAGTTATTAACCCTGGCTCTACAAGTACAAAGGTAGCAATTTTTGAAGATGATGTAAAGAAAGTTCAGGAAACTTTGAGACATGATGTAGAAGAACTTGAAAAATTTAGTGATTTGATGGAACAAGAAGATTTTAGAAAAGAAGCAATTTTAAAATTTGTAGAATCTAATGGCTACAAATTGGAAGATTTTGATGCAATAGCATGTAGAGGGGGAATTTTACCACCACTTGAAAGTGGAACATACATAGTAAATGAAGAGATGGTTGATTATTTAAAAAATAAGACTAGGGTAAAGCATGCATCTAATCTTGCAGCGGTAATTGGGTATTCATTATCTGCTGGAAAGATTCCTGTTTATATAACTGACCCGGTTTCGGTTGATGAAATGATTGATGAAGCTAGACTTTCTGGGATTCCTGAGATAGAAAGACTTAGTCTTGCGCATGCGTTGAATATAAAGGCAGTAGCAAGAGAAGTTGCAAATCAACTAGGAAAAAGGTATGAAGAATTAAATATGGTTGTGGCACATCTTGGTGGAGGAATATCTGTAACAGCTCATGAAAAAGGTAGAATGATAGATGTAAATAATGCAAATGACGAAGGTCCGTTTAGCCCAGAAAGAACTGGAGAACTTCCAGTAGGTGATGTGGCAAAATTATGCTTTTCAGGAAAATATACAAAAGAAGAGTTAAAAAAGATGTTTATAGGAAAAGGTGGGGTTGTAGCTTATTTAGGAACAAATGATGTAAAAAAGGTCATGGAAGAAGGAACTGAAGAGGAAAAATTCATAATAGATGCAATGGTATACCAAATTGCAAAAGAAATTGGCGGAATGTGTGCAGTTTTAAAAGGAAAGGTTGATGCAATTGTCATAACAGGTGGAATTGCAAATAATGTGGAAGTCGTGGAAAAGATAAAATCTTATGTATTTAAATTTGCTCCTGTCTTTTCTGTACCCGGAGAATTTGAAATGGAAGCTTTAGCAAAAGGAGCTTTAAGAGTTTTAAAAGGCGAGGAAGAGGCAAAGATATGGGGTGAGAAAAAATGA
- a CDS encoding hydroxyacid dehydrogenase produces MRIHVNDPLDKSAMERLMNSGYNVTSEHLEKDELIKEIPNIDVLVVRSATKVTADIIEAGKNLKIIARAGTGLDNVDVEKAKEKGIKVINTPGANGISVAELAIGLMISCARHIAKGTMDLKNGEWTKKQLKGHELYKRTVGIIGFGNIGREVAKRLLAFDMRVLAYDPFVKETDMNVEIVDLDTIFKESDFITIHVPLTNETKHLVSKEAFEKMKDGVILINAARGGVVDEEALYNALASGKVYAAGLDVFEVEPPTDELRKKLLELPNVVATPHIGASTVEAQLRVGQIIVDKILEEVKKL; encoded by the coding sequence ATGAGAATACATGTAAATGATCCTCTTGACAAGAGCGCCATGGAAAGGCTCATGAACTCTGGATACAATGTGACTTCAGAGCACCTTGAAAAAGATGAGCTAATAAAGGAAATTCCAAATATAGACGTATTAGTTGTAAGAAGTGCAACAAAAGTAACTGCTGACATCATTGAAGCTGGAAAGAATTTAAAAATAATTGCAAGGGCAGGAACTGGACTTGATAACGTTGATGTTGAAAAGGCAAAAGAAAAAGGTATTAAGGTTATAAACACTCCTGGAGCAAATGGAATTTCTGTTGCAGAACTTGCAATTGGGTTAATGATCTCTTGTGCAAGGCATATTGCAAAAGGAACAATGGATCTAAAAAATGGTGAGTGGACAAAAAAACAACTAAAAGGCCACGAACTTTACAAAAGAACGGTTGGAATTATTGGCTTTGGAAACATTGGAAGAGAAGTCGCAAAAAGATTACTTGCTTTTGACATGAGAGTACTTGCATATGATCCTTTTGTTAAAGAAACAGATATGAATGTTGAAATAGTTGATCTTGACACAATATTTAAGGAATCAGATTTTATTACAATCCACGTTCCTCTAACAAATGAAACTAAGCATCTAGTATCAAAAGAGGCATTTGAAAAGATGAAAGATGGAGTCATATTAATCAATGCAGCACGCGGTGGCGTAGTTGATGAAGAAGCACTTTACAACGCTCTTGCCTCTGGAAAAGTTTATGCTGCTGGCCTTGATGTATTTGAAGTTGAACCTCCAACAGATGAACTAAGAAAAAAACTTCTTGAACTTCCAAATGTTGTTGCGACACCTCATATTGGTGCTTCAACAGTTGAGGCACAACTGAGAGTTGGCCAAATAATAGTTGATAAGATTCTTGAAGAAGTTAAAAAGTTGTAA
- the buk gene encoding butyrate kinase produces the protein MYRILVINPGSTSTKLAIFEDEKQVASKTLRHTPEELSQFKRLIDQYEFRVNAIEDFLKTLGFEYKDFNAVVGRGGLVRPIPSGTYLVDELMVEELKQAKYGEHASNLGAVIAFEISNKYNIPAYIVDPVVVDEMEKIAKISGHPMFERKSIFHALNQKAVARRAAEELGKKYEEINLIVVHMGGGISIGAHRNGKVIDVNNALDGDGPFTPERSGTLPLTQLIDLCYSGKYDYDFIKKRIKGKGGLVAYLGTNDAMKVQEMISNGDKKAELVYKAMAYQIAKWVGKMAAALKGEVDAIVLTGGLAYDENYMVKWLKEYTSFIAKVLVYPGGDEEKALAMGALRVLRGEERARSYKEEVQMRG, from the coding sequence ATGTATAGAATATTAGTTATAAACCCAGGTTCAACCAGTACAAAATTGGCTATTTTTGAAGACGAAAAGCAAGTTGCTTCTAAAACCTTAAGACATACCCCTGAGGAGCTTTCTCAATTTAAGAGATTAATAGATCAATATGAATTTAGGGTAAATGCAATTGAAGATTTTTTAAAAACACTTGGATTTGAATACAAAGACTTTAATGCTGTTGTTGGCCGCGGAGGTCTTGTAAGGCCTATTCCAAGTGGCACTTATTTAGTTGATGAGTTGATGGTTGAAGAATTAAAACAAGCAAAATATGGGGAACATGCATCAAATCTTGGAGCAGTAATAGCCTTTGAAATTTCAAATAAATATAATATTCCTGCATATATTGTTGATCCAGTTGTTGTGGATGAAATGGAGAAGATTGCAAAAATTTCTGGACATCCAATGTTTGAAAGAAAATCAATTTTCCATGCTCTAAATCAAAAGGCTGTAGCAAGAAGAGCTGCTGAAGAGCTTGGGAAAAAATATGAAGAAATAAATCTTATTGTTGTTCATATGGGTGGAGGTATTTCAATAGGTGCTCACAGAAATGGAAAAGTTATTGATGTAAACAACGCACTTGATGGTGATGGACCATTTACTCCTGAAAGAAGTGGTACACTTCCACTGACTCAATTGATTGATTTGTGTTATTCAGGAAAGTACGATTATGATTTTATAAAAAAGAGAATAAAAGGAAAAGGTGGACTTGTGGCATACCTTGGTACAAATGACGCAATGAAGGTACAGGAAATGATCTCAAATGGTGATAAAAAGGCAGAACTTGTTTACAAAGCAATGGCATATCAAATTGCAAAATGGGTTGGAAAAATGGCAGCAGCCTTAAAAGGAGAAGTTGATGCAATAGTTTTGACCGGGGGACTTGCATATGATGAAAATTACATGGTCAAATGGTTAAAAGAATATACTAGCTTTATTGCTAAAGTACTTGTTTATCCGGGTGGAGATGAAGAAAAAGCGCTTGCAATGGGTGCACTAAGGGTCCTAAGAGGAGAAGAGAGGGCAAGGAGCTATAAGGAAGAGGTGCAAATGCGTGGCTAA
- a CDS encoding phosphate butyryltransferase yields the protein MKKLNEILGKAKKFGPKTVAVAASEDEVVLKAIDKAKKEGIINAILVGDVEKTKKLANENNIDLSEHKLVDAKDYNDAAEKAVKLVAEKQADFVMKGKIKTGDLMRVVLKEEYGLRTGKTLSLVSIFETPLYHKLLVVSDAGMTIAPTLEQKVDLINNAVFVAKKAVGVETPKVAILGAVEIVNPKMPATIEAAILSQMNKRGQIKGCIVDGPFALDNAVSKEAAEHKGIVSDVAGDADILIMPDIEAGNIFYKSMVFLGGAKVASAIVGAKVPVALTSRADSDETKLLSLALTTLLAGDLNV from the coding sequence ATGAAAAAACTAAATGAAATTTTAGGAAAAGCTAAAAAGTTTGGACCAAAAACCGTTGCAGTTGCAGCAAGTGAAGACGAAGTTGTTCTTAAAGCAATTGATAAAGCAAAAAAAGAAGGAATAATAAATGCAATACTCGTTGGAGATGTAGAAAAAACTAAAAAATTAGCAAATGAAAACAACATTGACTTAAGCGAGCATAAACTAGTGGATGCAAAGGATTACAATGATGCTGCGGAAAAAGCTGTAAAATTGGTTGCAGAAAAGCAGGCGGATTTTGTAATGAAGGGAAAGATCAAAACTGGAGATTTGATGAGAGTTGTTTTAAAAGAGGAATATGGCCTTAGAACCGGAAAAACATTATCGTTAGTTAGTATTTTTGAAACTCCTTTGTATCATAAACTTTTGGTTGTTTCTGATGCAGGAATGACAATTGCCCCAACTTTAGAACAGAAAGTTGACCTTATAAATAATGCAGTTTTTGTGGCAAAGAAAGCCGTTGGTGTTGAAACTCCTAAAGTTGCTATTTTAGGTGCTGTTGAAATAGTTAATCCAAAAATGCCAGCAACAATTGAAGCAGCTATTCTTTCACAAATGAATAAAAGAGGTCAAATTAAGGGTTGTATTGTTGATGGGCCTTTTGCTTTGGATAATGCAGTTTCAAAAGAAGCAGCAGAGCATAAAGGGATCGTAAGTGATGTTGCTGGTGATGCAGATATTTTAATCATGCCAGATATAGAAGCAGGAAATATTTTCTATAAATCGATGGTATTTTTGGGTGGAGCAAAGGTTGCATCTGCAATAGTTGGTGCAAAAGTTCCAGTTGCATTAACTTCAAGGGCAGATTCTGATGAAACAAAGTTACTTTCCCTTGCTCTTACAACGCTTTTGGCAGGTGATCTTAATGTATAG
- a CDS encoding 4Fe-4S dicluster domain-containing protein yields MPKVKGYIEIDQERCKGCGLCIDACPTKVIEFSESFNSKGYHPAEPKHLEKCIACGFCYRMCPDVCITVYREE; encoded by the coding sequence ATGCCTAAGGTAAAAGGATATATTGAAATCGATCAGGAAAGATGTAAAGGTTGTGGATTATGTATCGATGCTTGTCCGACGAAAGTTATAGAATTTTCTGAGTCTTTTAATTCAAAAGGTTATCATCCCGCTGAACCAAAACATCTAGAAAAATGTATTGCTTGTGGATTTTGTTATAGAATGTGCCCTGATGTTTGTATAACAGTATACAGGGAAGAGTGA
- a CDS encoding PLP-dependent aminotransferase family protein, producing the protein MDYSSKYSKLGDNLRSSLIRELLKYASVEGAISFGGGVPDPETFPRHELSKIASEVIENEYGYVLQYSTTEGDPELAKQMLRLLEKLFGISGLDESNIMFTTGSQQALELAGKVFLDEDSIAIVENPFYLGAASAFRMRFANFVSVPVEDDGMNVDVLEKKLKELDEKGQIKKVKFIYVIPNFHNPAGATLSLEKRKRIIELAEKYDLLILEDDPYGLLRFEGEHLPSLFKLAGKERVILLNTFSKILAPGLRIGAVIGEKELVRKFVLAKQGTDLCSPALTQRIAARYLERYDLVEQITPTLKLYKSKRDTMMKAFEENFSDINGIKWIYPSGGLFTWVTLPEGFDTLEMFEIAKKRLVFYIPGQAFTPDDSVSSSMRLSFCLPPHEKIIEGVKRLKDVIVEYGKSKGLI; encoded by the coding sequence ATGGATTATAGTTCAAAGTATTCGAAATTAGGTGACAACCTTCGATCCTCCTTGATAAGAGAACTCTTAAAATATGCAAGTGTTGAAGGTGCTATTTCCTTTGGAGGTGGAGTTCCAGACCCAGAAACCTTCCCAAGACACGAACTTTCCAAAATTGCATCCGAAGTTATAGAAAATGAATATGGCTACGTGCTTCAATATAGTACAACCGAAGGTGATCCAGAACTTGCAAAGCAAATGTTGAGATTGTTGGAAAAATTATTTGGAATTAGTGGCCTTGATGAATCGAATATTATGTTTACAACGGGTTCACAGCAGGCACTTGAGCTTGCTGGAAAGGTATTTTTGGATGAAGATAGCATAGCAATTGTTGAAAATCCATTTTATCTTGGAGCGGCAAGTGCATTTAGAATGAGATTTGCAAACTTTGTTTCGGTACCTGTTGAAGATGATGGAATGAATGTGGATGTTTTAGAAAAAAAGTTAAAAGAGCTCGATGAGAAAGGTCAGATAAAGAAAGTAAAGTTTATTTATGTAATTCCAAACTTCCACAACCCTGCTGGTGCAACACTTTCTTTGGAAAAGAGAAAGAGAATTATAGAGCTTGCTGAAAAATATGATTTGTTAATATTAGAAGACGATCCATATGGATTGCTCAGATTTGAGGGAGAACATCTTCCATCATTATTTAAACTTGCAGGAAAAGAAAGAGTTATACTTCTTAATACTTTTAGTAAGATACTTGCTCCTGGACTTAGAATAGGTGCAGTTATTGGTGAAAAAGAACTAGTTAGAAAATTTGTTCTTGCAAAACAAGGTACAGATTTGTGTAGCCCAGCTTTAACACAAAGAATTGCAGCAAGATACCTTGAAAGATACGATTTGGTTGAACAAATTACACCGACACTAAAGCTTTATAAATCAAAGAGAGATACCATGATGAAGGCTTTTGAAGAAAACTTTTCAGATATTAATGGTATTAAATGGATTTATCCATCAGGTGGTTTGTTTACTTGGGTTACATTACCTGAAGGTTTTGATACTCTTGAAATGTTTGAAATTGCAAAGAAAAGATTAGTATTTTATATCCCAGGTCAAGCATTTACTCCAGATGACAGTGTTTCAAGTTCAATGAGGCTTTCATTCTGTTTGCCACCACATGAAAAAATAATAGAAGGGGTTAAAAGATTAAAAGATGTAATTGTTGAGTATGGAAAGAGTAAGGGGTTGATATAG
- a CDS encoding pyridoxal-phosphate-dependent aminotransferase family protein codes for MIKKNYLLAPGPTPVPSEILLEGARETIHHRTPQFVKILEETLNELKYLFQTEHRVYTLLSSGTGALEAAVTNLLNPGDKAIIVEAGKFGERWREIAERFNVNVVSIKLEWGEAVTPEQIKEAIEKHPDAKAVFTTYSETSTGTVIDLEGIAKVTRDTDVVLVTDAVSALLAEPLKMDEWGVDVVVSGSQKGVMLPPGLAFIALNDKAWKLVENSKNSNYYFNLKAYAKKYPDNPWTPGVNLIYMLRKAIQMVKEEGIENVWERHRILADATRAAVKAMGLELFSKRPGNVATAVKVPEGVDGNKLTKIMRDKYGVTIAGGQEHVKGKIFRISTLGYLSIFDTIVGISALEFVLNELGYKVEFGTGVKAAQEVLFKEVNK; via the coding sequence ATGATCAAAAAGAATTATCTTTTGGCTCCTGGGCCAACTCCAGTCCCATCTGAGATTTTACTTGAAGGCGCTCGTGAAACTATTCACCACAGAACCCCACAATTTGTAAAAATACTAGAGGAAACTTTGAATGAGTTAAAATATCTCTTTCAAACAGAACATAGAGTTTACACACTCCTTTCTTCGGGAACAGGTGCTCTAGAAGCTGCTGTAACAAACCTTTTAAACCCTGGAGACAAAGCAATTATTGTCGAAGCAGGTAAATTTGGAGAAAGATGGAGAGAAATTGCCGAAAGATTTAACGTAAACGTTGTATCCATTAAATTAGAATGGGGAGAAGCTGTTACACCAGAACAAATTAAAGAAGCTATTGAAAAACATCCAGATGCAAAAGCTGTATTTACAACATATAGTGAAACATCAACTGGTACCGTTATTGATCTTGAAGGTATCGCAAAAGTTACAAGAGATACAGATGTAGTCCTCGTAACTGATGCTGTTAGTGCACTTCTTGCAGAACCATTAAAGATGGATGAATGGGGAGTAGACGTTGTTGTAAGTGGTTCTCAAAAAGGCGTTATGCTTCCTCCAGGACTTGCATTTATTGCATTAAATGATAAAGCATGGAAATTAGTAGAAAATAGTAAAAATTCTAATTACTACTTTAACCTCAAAGCATACGCAAAAAAATACCCAGACAATCCATGGACTCCAGGTGTTAACCTAATATACATGTTAAGAAAAGCAATTCAAATGGTTAAAGAAGAAGGAATAGAAAATGTTTGGGAAAGGCACAGAATACTTGCAGATGCAACAAGAGCTGCAGTAAAAGCTATGGGGTTAGAACTATTCTCCAAACGCCCGGGAAACGTTGCAACCGCTGTTAAAGTTCCTGAAGGTGTAGATGGAAATAAATTAACAAAAATAATGAGAGATAAATATGGTGTAACAATTGCAGGCGGACAAGAACACGTAAAAGGTAAAATCTTTAGAATTTCAACGCTCGGATATTTGAGCATTTTTGACACAATTGTTGGTATATCTGCACTTGAGTTTGTTTTGAATGAACTTGGATACAAAGTAGAGTTTGGTACAGGAGTCAAGGCAGCTCAAGAGGTTCTCTTCAAGGAGGTAAACAAATAA
- a CDS encoding cobalamin biosynthesis protein CobQ — protein MAKNFVFVGLFGSGKTEVAINYALKLKNEYENVAIADVDIISPYFRTRDAIDELEAEGIKVVTPPGALKHADLPIVTGAVAGYLNNPQYKTVLDVGGEENGIVVVGYLKPHLKDTEIYMVVNTRRPFTSTVEGIVKTYEQLTKVTKIKIDYLINNSNLSSETTKEVILEGERILKEASQVLEVPVKYTVIPDFLEDFETEFPKFRLKRFMKMDF, from the coding sequence GTGGCTAAAAACTTTGTTTTTGTAGGTTTATTTGGTAGTGGTAAGACGGAAGTTGCAATAAATTATGCGTTAAAGTTAAAGAATGAGTATGAAAATGTTGCGATTGCAGATGTTGATATTATTTCTCCATACTTTAGAACAAGAGATGCAATTGATGAACTTGAGGCAGAAGGAATTAAAGTAGTAACACCTCCAGGTGCTTTAAAGCATGCAGATTTACCAATAGTTACTGGTGCAGTAGCAGGTTATTTGAATAATCCTCAGTATAAAACGGTGTTAGATGTTGGTGGAGAGGAAAATGGTATAGTTGTTGTGGGGTATTTAAAACCACACTTGAAAGATACAGAGATTTATATGGTTGTTAATACAAGAAGGCCTTTTACTTCTACAGTTGAGGGAATTGTAAAGACTTATGAACAATTGACCAAAGTAACCAAAATAAAAATTGATTATTTGATTAATAATTCTAATTTATCTTCAGAGACAACAAAAGAGGTAATTTTAGAAGGTGAAAGAATATTAAAAGAAGCTTCCCAAGTATTAGAAGTTCCAGTGAAGTATACAGTCATACCAGACTTTTTAGAAGATTTTGAAACAGAGTTTCCAAAATTTAGGTTAAAAAGGTTCATGAAAATGGATTTTTAA